From the genome of Bubalus bubalis isolate 160015118507 breed Murrah chromosome 2, NDDB_SH_1, whole genome shotgun sequence, one region includes:
- the RPP21 gene encoding ribonuclease P protein subunit p21 isoform X2 produces the protein MAGPVKDREAFQRLNFLYQAAHCVLAQDPENQALSRFYCHTERTIAKRLVLRRDPSVKRTLCRGCSSLLIPGLTCTQRQRRCKGQRWTVQTCLTCQRSQRFLNDPRHVLWGDRPEAQLGNQAALELSSCGMQSSVVAPRRGIFVACGILVP, from the exons ATGGCGGGGCCGGTGAAGGACCGCGAGGCCTTCCAGAGGCTCAACTTCTTGTACCAG GCCGCCCACTGCGTCCTCGCTCAGGATCCAGAGAACCAGGCGCTCTCGAGATTTTACTGCCACACGGAGAGGACCATAGCGAAGCGGCTTGTATTACGGCG GGACCCCTCGGTGAAGCGAACTCTCTGCCGTGGCTGCTCTTCCCTCCTCATCCCGGGTCTGACCTGCACCCAGCGCCAGAGAC GCTGCAAGGGTCAGCGCTGGACTGTACAGACCTGCCTGACATGCCAGCGCAGCCAGCGGTTCCTCAATGACCCGAGGCATGTGCTCTGGGGAGACCGGCCCGAGGCCCAGCTGGGGAACCAGGCAG cacttgaactctctagctgtggcatgcaaaGCTCAGTAGTTGCACCCAGGCGTGGTAtcttcgtggcatgtgggatcttagttccctga
- the RPP21 gene encoding ribonuclease P protein subunit p21 isoform X3 produces the protein MAGPVKDREAFQRLNFLYQDPENQALSRFYCHTERTIAKRLVLRRDPSVKRTLCRGCSSLLIPGLTCTQRQRRCKGQRWTVQTCLTCQRSQRFLNDPRHVLWGDRPEAQLGNQADPKLPQPLPNTAHPIPAQLPEEKVQPQSSSHQ, from the exons ATGGCGGGGCCGGTGAAGGACCGCGAGGCCTTCCAGAGGCTCAACTTCTTGTACCAG GATCCAGAGAACCAGGCGCTCTCGAGATTTTACTGCCACACGGAGAGGACCATAGCGAAGCGGCTTGTATTACGGCG GGACCCCTCGGTGAAGCGAACTCTCTGCCGTGGCTGCTCTTCCCTCCTCATCCCGGGTCTGACCTGCACCCAGCGCCAGAGAC GCTGCAAGGGTCAGCGCTGGACTGTACAGACCTGCCTGACATGCCAGCGCAGCCAGCGGTTCCTCAATGACCCGAGGCATGTGCTCTGGGGAGACCGGCCCGAGGCCCAGCTGGGGAACCAGGCAG ATCCCAAACTACCACAGCCCTTGCCAAACACAGCCCACCCCATTCCAGCCCAGCTTCCTGAGGAGAAAGTGCAGCCTCAGAGCTCCAGTCACCAATGA
- the LOC102411804 gene encoding E3 ubiquitin-protein ligase TRIM39, which produces MAETSLLEAGASAASTAAALENLQVEASCSVCLEYLKEPVIIECGHNFCKACITRWWEDLERDFPCPVCRKTSRYRSLRPNRQLGSMVEIAKQLQAVKRKIRDESLCPQHHEALSLFCYEDQEAVCLICAISHTHRAHTVVPLDDATQEYKEKLQKCLEPLEQKLQEISRCKSAEEKKPGELKRLVESRRQQILKEFEELHRRLDEEQQVLLSRLEEEEQDILQRLRENAAHLGDKRRDLAHLAAEVEGKCLQSGFEMLKDVKSTLEKCEKVKTMEVTSVSIELEKNFSNFPRQYFALRKILKQLIADVTLDPETAHPNLVLSEDRKSVKFVETRLRDLPDTPRRFTFYPCVLATEGFTSGRHYWEVEVGDKTHWAVGVCRDSVSRKGELTPLPETGYWRVRLWNGDKYAATTTPFTPLHIKVKPKRVGIFLDYEAGTLSFYNVTDRSHIYTFTDTFTEKLWPLFYPGIRAGRKNAAPLTIRPPTDWE; this is translated from the exons ATGGCAGAGACAAGTCTCTTAGAGGCCGGGGCCTCTGCAGCCTCCACAGCTGCAGCTCTGGAGAACCTACAGGTGGAGGCAAGTTGCTCTGTGTGCCTGGAGTATCTCAAGGAGCCTGTCATCATTGAGTGTGGGCACAACTTCTGCAAAGCTTGCATCACTCGCTGGTGGGAGGACCtagagagggacttcccttgtcCTGTATGTCGAAAGACGTCCCGCTACCGCAGTCTCCGGCCTAATCGACAGCTGGGCAGTATGGTGGAAATTGCTAAGCAGCTGCAGGCCGTCAAGCGGAAGATCCGAGATGAGAGCCTCTGCCCCCAGCACCATGAGGCCCTCAGCCTCTTCTGCTATGAGGACCAGGAGGCTGTGTGTTTGATATGTGCAATTTCCCACACCCACCGGGCCCATACCGTCGTGCCACTGGACGATGCCACACAGGAGTATAAG GAAAAACTGCAGAAGTGCCTGGAGCCCCTggagcagaagctgcaggagatcAGCCGCTGTAAGTCTGCTGAGGAGAAGAAGCCTGGCGAACTCAAG AGACTGGTGGAAAGTCGCCGACAGCAGATCCTAAAGGAATTTGAAGAGCTTCACCGACGGCTGGATGAAGAGCAGCAGGTGTTACTTTCacggctggaggaggaggaacaggacATTCTACAGCGCCTCCGAGAAAATGCTGCTCACCTTGGAGACAAGCGCCGGGACCTCGCCCACTTGGCTGCTGAGGTGGAGGGCAAGTGCTTACAGTCGGGCTTCGAGATGCTTAAG GATGTCAAAAGTACCCTGGAAAA ATGTGAGAAGGTGAAGACCATGGAGGTGACTTCAGTATCCATAGAGCTGGAAAAGAACTTCAGCAATTTCCCCCGACAGTACTTTGCACTAAGGAAAATCCTTAAACAGCTAATTG CGGATGTGACCCTGGACCCTGAAACTGCTCATCCTAATCTAGTCCTGTCGGAAGATCGTAAGAGCGTCAAGTTCGTGGAGACAAGACTCCGGGATCTCCCTGATACACCACGGCGTTTCACCTTCTACCCTTGCGTCCTGGCTACTGAGGGTTTCACCTCGGGTCGACACTactgggaggtggaggtgggcgACAAGACCCACTGGGCAGTGGGCGTGTGCCGCGACTCCGTGAGCCGAAAGGGTGAACTGACCCCGCTTCCTGAGACTGGCTACTGGCGGGTGCGGCTATGGAACGGGGACAAGTACGCAGCCACCACCACGCCTTTTACCCCTTTGCACATCAAGGTGAAACCCAAGCGGGTGGGCATATTCCTAGACTATGAGGCCGGCACACTGTCTTTTTACAACGTCACAGACCGCTCTCATATCTACACCTTCACTGATACTTTTACTGAAAAACTTTGGCCCCTCTTCTATCCAGGCATCCGGGCCGGTCGGAAGAATGCTGCACCACTCACCATCAGGCCCCCAACAGATTGGGAGTGA
- the RPP21 gene encoding ribonuclease P protein subunit p21 isoform X1: protein MAGPVKDREAFQRLNFLYQAAHCVLAQDPENQALSRFYCHTERTIAKRLVLRRDPSVKRTLCRGCSSLLIPGLTCTQRQRRCKGQRWTVQTCLTCQRSQRFLNDPRHVLWGDRPEAQLGNQADPKLPQPLPNTAHPIPAQLPEEKVQPQSSSHQ from the exons ATGGCGGGGCCGGTGAAGGACCGCGAGGCCTTCCAGAGGCTCAACTTCTTGTACCAG GCCGCCCACTGCGTCCTCGCTCAGGATCCAGAGAACCAGGCGCTCTCGAGATTTTACTGCCACACGGAGAGGACCATAGCGAAGCGGCTTGTATTACGGCG GGACCCCTCGGTGAAGCGAACTCTCTGCCGTGGCTGCTCTTCCCTCCTCATCCCGGGTCTGACCTGCACCCAGCGCCAGAGAC GCTGCAAGGGTCAGCGCTGGACTGTACAGACCTGCCTGACATGCCAGCGCAGCCAGCGGTTCCTCAATGACCCGAGGCATGTGCTCTGGGGAGACCGGCCCGAGGCCCAGCTGGGGAACCAGGCAG ATCCCAAACTACCACAGCCCTTGCCAAACACAGCCCACCCCATTCCAGCCCAGCTTCCTGAGGAGAAAGTGCAGCCTCAGAGCTCCAGTCACCAATGA